The Mesorhizobium loti genome includes a region encoding these proteins:
- a CDS encoding MaoC family dehydratase — protein MTLDEFFRIGTTVALGSHTFEPEAIKTFARKYDPQIFHIDEEAAKKSVLGGLCASGWHTAATWMKLNLENSMDAEGTAWNGPGPVPEFGPSPGFKNLKWLKPVYAGQTITFARTALSHRPIASRPGWRLLALRADAFDSTGDKVLEFESAVLVKTE, from the coding sequence ATGACACTGGACGAGTTCTTCCGCATCGGTACCACGGTGGCGCTCGGCTCGCACACATTCGAGCCCGAGGCGATCAAAACCTTCGCCCGCAAATACGACCCGCAAATCTTCCATATCGACGAGGAGGCCGCGAAGAAAAGCGTGCTCGGCGGCCTCTGCGCCTCCGGCTGGCATACCGCCGCCACCTGGATGAAACTCAATCTCGAAAATAGCATGGATGCCGAAGGCACCGCGTGGAACGGTCCCGGCCCGGTGCCGGAGTTCGGCCCCTCGCCCGGCTTTAAGAATCTCAAATGGCTGAAGCCGGTCTATGCCGGGCAAACCATCACCTTCGCGCGCACGGCATTGTCCCACCGCCCGATCGCCTCACGTCCCGGCTGGCGGCTGCTGGCGCTGCGCGCCGATGCTTTCGATTCGACCGGCGACAAGGTGCTCGAGTTCGAGAGCGCCGTGCTGGTGAAGACGGAGTAG
- a CDS encoding 50S ribosomal protein L25/general stress protein Ctc, whose product MSHDTYELKAEAREQVGKGSARAVRRNGKVPAVIYGDKQPPLAIALTYKDIYYKIHGGGFLTTIATIDVDGKKIQVLPKDFQLDPVKDFPVHVDFLRIGKDTQVNVNVPVHFINEDKSPGIKRGGVLNIVRHEVEFHCPANAIPEFITVDLTGANIGDSIHISAVTLPAGVKPVISDRDFTIATIAGSSAMKPETEETAEAAAPEAAPAAEEK is encoded by the coding sequence ATGAGCCACGACACTTACGAGCTCAAGGCCGAAGCACGCGAACAGGTCGGTAAGGGGTCCGCCCGTGCAGTTCGCCGCAACGGTAAAGTGCCTGCAGTAATCTATGGTGACAAGCAGCCTCCCCTGGCTATCGCGCTCACCTACAAGGACATCTACTACAAGATCCATGGCGGCGGGTTCCTGACCACGATCGCCACGATCGATGTCGACGGCAAGAAGATCCAGGTCCTGCCGAAGGACTTCCAGCTCGACCCGGTCAAGGATTTCCCTGTCCATGTCGACTTCCTGCGTATCGGCAAGGACACCCAGGTCAACGTCAACGTGCCTGTCCACTTCATCAATGAAGACAAGTCGCCCGGCATCAAGCGCGGCGGCGTGCTCAACATCGTGCGTCACGAAGTCGAGTTCCACTGCCCGGCCAATGCGATCCCGGAGTTCATCACCGTCGATCTCACCGGCGCCAACATTGGCGACTCGATCCACATCTCGGCGGTTACACTGCCGGCCGGTGTGAAGCCTGTGATCTCCGACCGCGACTTCACCATCGCGACCATTGCCGGTTCGTCGGCGATGAAGCCGGAGACGGAAGAGACGGCTGAAGCGGCTGCACCTGAAGCGGCTCCTGCCGCCGAAGAGAAGTAA
- a CDS encoding alpha-hydroxy-acid oxidizing protein: MRLSDCHNFSDFRRMAQQRLPGPIFNYIDGAADDEVTYRRNTESFETCDLVPNVLRGVSAVDMSVTVMGQKLAMPFYCSPTALQRLFHHQGERAVAKAAAKYGTMFGVSSLGTVSLEEARSISSSPQVYQFYFHRDRGLNRAMMQRAKAVGVEVMMLTVDSITGGNRERDKRTGFAIPFKLNLAGMAQFALKPAWAINYFTHEGFKLPQLDEHVDMGGGTMSISRYFTEMLDPSMTWDDVAEMVKLWSGPFCLKGVMSVEDARRAVDIGCSGIVLSNHGGRQLDGSRAAFDQLAEIVDAVGDRIDVIMDGGVQRGTHVLKALSLGAKAVGVGRYYLFPLAAAGQPGVERALEQMRVEIERGMKLMGCSSIEQLSRNNLRFR, encoded by the coding sequence ATGCGGCTCAGCGACTGTCACAATTTTTCCGATTTCCGCCGCATGGCGCAGCAGCGGCTGCCGGGGCCGATCTTCAACTACATCGATGGCGCGGCCGACGACGAGGTCACCTATCGCCGCAACACCGAAAGCTTCGAGACCTGCGACCTTGTTCCCAACGTGCTGCGCGGAGTGAGCGCGGTCGACATGTCGGTGACGGTCATGGGCCAGAAGCTGGCGATGCCGTTCTATTGCTCGCCGACCGCCTTGCAGCGCCTGTTCCATCATCAGGGCGAGCGCGCGGTCGCCAAGGCCGCCGCCAAATACGGCACCATGTTCGGCGTCTCCTCGCTTGGCACCGTCAGCCTCGAGGAGGCGCGCAGCATCAGCAGCAGCCCGCAGGTCTACCAATTCTATTTCCACCGGGATCGCGGCCTGAACCGGGCGATGATGCAGCGGGCAAAGGCGGTTGGCGTCGAGGTGATGATGCTGACCGTCGACAGCATCACCGGGGGAAACCGCGAGCGAGACAAACGCACCGGCTTTGCCATTCCCTTCAAGCTCAACCTCGCCGGAATGGCGCAGTTCGCGCTCAAGCCGGCCTGGGCGATCAACTATTTCACCCATGAGGGGTTCAAGCTGCCGCAGCTCGACGAGCATGTCGACATGGGCGGTGGCACGATGTCGATCAGCCGCTACTTCACCGAGATGCTCGACCCATCGATGACATGGGACGACGTCGCCGAGATGGTCAAGCTTTGGTCGGGTCCGTTCTGCCTCAAGGGCGTCATGTCGGTGGAGGATGCCAGACGCGCCGTCGACATCGGCTGCAGCGGCATTGTGCTGTCGAACCATGGCGGCCGGCAGCTGGACGGCTCGCGGGCGGCGTTCGACCAGCTTGCCGAGATCGTCGATGCGGTCGGTGACAGAATAGACGTCATCATGGATGGCGGCGTGCAGCGCGGCACGCATGTGCTGAAGGCGCTGTCGCTCGGCGCCAAGGCCGTCGGCGTCGGCCGCTACTATTTGTTCCCGCTCGCGGCGGCCGGCCAGCCCGGCGTCGAACGGGCGCTTGAGCAGATGCGGGTCGAGATCGAACGCGGCATGAAGCTGATGGGCTGCAGTTCGATCGAACAATTGTCGCGCAACAACCTCCGTTTCAGGTAA
- a CDS encoding cytochrome c1 — translation MKKILTSLALVGLVAAGIGAAGTGAIAAEEAHNAAAPTHFPIDEPKEMSWSFTGPFGTYDKAQLQRGLKVYKEVCSACHSMNLVAFRTLSDLGYSDAQIKTLSAEYTIHDGPNDAGDMFDRPGKPSDYFPAPFANEAAAAASNGGAAPPDMSLLAKARGVERGFPQFVFDIFTQYDAGGPDYIHSLLTGYDQTPPAGMVIPEGTHYNPYFMSGVSLKMPKPLSDGQVTYDDGAPQTVDQYSRDVSAFLAWAAEPHMEDRKKTGFRVLVFLLLFGALVYLTKRKVWEGVAH, via the coding sequence ATGAAAAAGATTCTCACCTCGCTGGCGCTGGTCGGCCTTGTGGCCGCCGGCATTGGGGCAGCAGGCACTGGGGCGATCGCCGCCGAAGAGGCACACAATGCGGCCGCGCCGACGCATTTCCCGATCGACGAGCCGAAGGAAATGAGCTGGAGCTTCACCGGCCCTTTCGGCACCTATGACAAGGCGCAGCTGCAGCGCGGCCTGAAAGTCTACAAGGAAGTCTGCTCGGCTTGCCATTCGATGAACCTGGTGGCGTTCCGCACGCTGTCGGACCTCGGCTATTCCGATGCGCAGATCAAGACGCTGTCGGCCGAGTACACGATCCATGACGGCCCCAACGATGCCGGCGACATGTTCGACCGTCCCGGCAAGCCATCCGACTATTTCCCGGCGCCATTCGCCAACGAAGCCGCCGCCGCTGCCTCCAATGGGGGTGCTGCTCCGCCCGACATGTCGCTGCTGGCCAAGGCACGCGGCGTCGAGCGTGGCTTTCCGCAATTTGTCTTCGACATCTTCACCCAGTATGACGCGGGCGGCCCCGATTACATCCACTCGCTGCTGACCGGTTACGACCAGACGCCGCCTGCCGGCATGGTCATCCCGGAAGGCACCCACTACAACCCGTACTTCATGTCGGGCGTGTCGCTGAAGATGCCGAAGCCGCTGTCCGACGGCCAGGTGACCTATGATGACGGCGCGCCGCAGACGGTCGACCAGTATTCCCGCGACGTCTCCGCCTTCCTGGCGTGGGCGGCCGAGCCGCATATGGAAGACCGCAAGAAGACGGGTTTTCGCGTGCTGGTGTTCCTGCTTTTGTTCGGCGCGCTGGTCTATCTTACCAAGCGCAAGGTGTGGGAAGGCGTGGCGCATTGA
- a CDS encoding phosphatase PAP2 family protein — MKRYASLAAGLLLLIVGSAAQAEDAQPFVTNKDVDLTMILPPPPANDSAQTKAELGEVLALQVTRTPEMVASAVADAEENVWRFANVMGPKFNKETLPKFSAFFDRVVATEGAVVDPAKDVWKRPRPHQLSDLVKPAVKLSSSGSWPSGHATVGTMMGIILSDMVPEKRAEIMARAAEYAHNREVGGIHYASDVEMGKISGSVIAAVLLNRDDFKAEYEVARAELRSDLGM, encoded by the coding sequence ATGAAAAGATATGCATCGCTCGCGGCAGGCTTGCTGCTGCTCATCGTCGGCTCGGCCGCGCAAGCGGAGGACGCCCAGCCCTTCGTCACCAACAAGGATGTCGACCTGACGATGATCCTGCCGCCGCCGCCGGCAAATGATTCGGCGCAGACCAAGGCCGAACTCGGCGAGGTGCTGGCGCTGCAGGTAACGCGCACGCCGGAGATGGTAGCCAGCGCCGTCGCCGACGCCGAGGAGAATGTCTGGCGCTTCGCCAACGTCATGGGGCCGAAATTCAACAAAGAGACGCTGCCGAAATTCAGTGCCTTCTTCGATCGCGTGGTGGCCACCGAAGGCGCCGTCGTCGATCCGGCCAAGGATGTCTGGAAGCGCCCGCGTCCGCATCAGCTCAGCGACCTCGTCAAGCCGGCGGTCAAGCTGTCGAGCTCCGGTTCCTGGCCGTCGGGCCACGCCACCGTCGGCACCATGATGGGCATCATCCTGTCCGACATGGTCCCGGAAAAGCGCGCCGAGATCATGGCGCGTGCGGCTGAATACGCCCACAATCGTGAGGTTGGCGGTATCCACTATGCGTCCGATGTCGAGATGGGCAAGATTTCCGGCAGCGTCATTGCCGCGGTCCTGCTCAACCGGGACGATTTCAAGGCCGAATATGAAGTGGCCAGGGCCGAGCTTCGTTCCGATCTCGGCATGTAA
- a CDS encoding adenine phosphoribosyltransferase, with product MKSSLEDTLLAAIRTIPDYPKPGILFRDITTLLGNARAFRRAIDELVHPYAGQKIDKIAGIEARGFILGGAVAHQLSAGFVPIRKKGKLPFETVRVAYSLEYGLDEMEMHKDGVAPGEKVILVDDLIATGGTAEAAVKLLRQIGADILAACFVIDLPDLGGRAKLEALGVPVRTLIGFEGH from the coding sequence ATGAAATCCTCTCTCGAAGACACGCTGCTTGCCGCGATCCGCACCATTCCGGATTATCCCAAACCCGGCATCCTGTTTCGCGACATCACCACGCTGCTCGGCAATGCGCGCGCCTTCCGCCGCGCCATCGACGAGCTCGTGCATCCCTATGCCGGCCAGAAGATCGACAAGATCGCCGGCATCGAGGCGCGCGGCTTCATCCTTGGCGGTGCCGTCGCGCATCAGCTCTCGGCCGGTTTCGTGCCGATCCGCAAGAAAGGCAAGCTGCCTTTCGAAACAGTGCGCGTCGCCTACAGCCTAGAATATGGGCTGGACGAGATGGAGATGCACAAGGACGGCGTTGCTCCGGGCGAGAAGGTGATCCTGGTCGACGATCTGATCGCCACCGGCGGCACCGCGGAAGCCGCGGTCAAGCTGCTGCGCCAGATCGGCGCCGATATCCTCGCCGCCTGCTTCGTCATCGACCTGCCGGACCTCGGCGGCCGCGCCAAGCTGGAGGCGCTCGGCGTGCCGGTGCGGACGTTGATCGGGTTCGAAGGACATTGA
- a CDS encoding MarR family transcriptional regulator, with protein sequence MPLPLDNQLCFTLYATSMAINRTYKPMLDEMGITYPQYLVLNALGEADGMSVGTIAHRLALESSTVTPLVKRMEQAGLVTRQRSQTDERQVQVDLTSAGRALLVQCNCLNETLIERSGMTLAELDALNRQIQALRAALSGDR encoded by the coding sequence GTGCCTCTCCCGTTGGACAATCAACTCTGTTTCACGCTCTACGCCACCAGCATGGCGATCAACCGCACCTACAAGCCGATGCTGGACGAGATGGGCATTACCTATCCGCAGTACCTGGTGCTGAACGCGCTTGGAGAGGCCGATGGCATGTCGGTCGGCACGATCGCCCACAGGCTCGCTCTGGAATCGAGCACCGTCACGCCACTGGTGAAGCGAATGGAGCAGGCCGGGCTGGTGACCCGCCAGCGCAGCCAGACAGACGAGCGCCAGGTGCAGGTCGACCTGACATCGGCCGGGCGCGCGCTGCTTGTCCAGTGCAACTGTCTGAACGAGACCTTGATCGAGCGCTCGGGCATGACGCTGGCCGAGCTTGATGCCTTGAACCGGCAGATCCAGGCGTTACGCGCCGCATTGAGCGGCGACCGGTAA
- a CDS encoding HAD family phosphatase, producing MKLIIFDCDGVLVNSEEIYQAAELEYLTAAGITFEPSAYTQAFMGLSPALWRAKLEAIGQERAKPLSPRFFDQLAGYTNERLRKDLAALPDARNVISRLPAPKCVASSTPLARLRWKLEHTGLVDLFNPHIFSSDMVVNGKPEPDLFLHAAATMGALPGECIVIEDSVNGVLAGKAAGMRVIGFIAGNHCTGPHGDGLLRHGADALVGAYQDLEVTLASL from the coding sequence ATGAAGCTGATAATCTTTGATTGTGACGGCGTCCTTGTGAACAGCGAGGAGATATATCAGGCAGCCGAGCTTGAATATCTGACGGCGGCGGGCATCACGTTCGAACCGAGTGCCTATACACAAGCCTTCATGGGATTGTCTCCCGCTCTGTGGCGGGCGAAGCTCGAAGCAATCGGCCAGGAGCGAGCCAAGCCGCTCTCTCCGCGCTTTTTTGATCAGCTTGCCGGCTACACCAACGAACGCTTGCGGAAGGACCTGGCGGCCTTACCCGACGCACGGAATGTGATTAGCCGGCTCCCGGCACCGAAATGTGTTGCGTCAAGCACGCCGCTCGCCCGATTGCGTTGGAAACTCGAACACACAGGCCTTGTCGACCTTTTCAATCCTCATATTTTTTCATCGGACATGGTCGTCAATGGAAAGCCGGAACCAGACCTGTTCTTGCACGCGGCGGCTACGATGGGTGCTCTTCCAGGAGAGTGCATCGTGATCGAGGACAGCGTGAACGGCGTCCTGGCGGGCAAGGCAGCGGGTATGCGCGTGATCGGATTTATCGCTGGCAATCATTGCACCGGCCCTCATGGCGATGGTCTGTTGCGACATGGCGCGGATGCTCTGGTCGGCGCATACCAGGACTTGGAGGTCACTCTCGCCAGTCTCTAG
- the ychF gene encoding redox-regulated ATPase YchF — MGFKCGIVGLPNVGKSTLFNALTRTAAAQAANYPFCTIEPNTGEVAVPDPRLQKIAAIGKSKEIIPTRISFVDIAGLVRGASKGEGLGNQFLANIREVDAIVHVLRCFEDDDITHVEGRIDPVADAETVETELMLADLDSIERRIVQFRKRAGSKDKEATSVLPMMEAALELLQAGKPTRVLLKGISAEDLRILQGLNLLTSHPVLYVCNVAEADAATGNEHTEAVEKMAAAQGASTVVISAAIEAEVAQLSDEEEMEFLSSLGLDEPGLNKVIRAGYELLHLITYFTVGPKETRAWTIHKGDKAPQAAGVIHTDFERGFIRAQTIAYNDFVTLGGEVAAKEAGKARDEGKEYVVQDGDILLFKFNT, encoded by the coding sequence ATGGGTTTCAAATGCGGCATCGTTGGCTTGCCCAACGTCGGCAAGTCGACGCTTTTCAACGCGTTGACCAGGACGGCTGCGGCGCAGGCCGCCAACTATCCGTTCTGCACCATCGAACCGAACACCGGCGAGGTCGCGGTGCCCGATCCGCGCCTGCAGAAGATCGCGGCGATCGGCAAGTCGAAGGAGATCATCCCGACCCGCATCTCCTTCGTCGACATTGCCGGCCTGGTGCGCGGCGCCTCGAAGGGCGAAGGGCTGGGCAACCAGTTCCTTGCCAACATCCGCGAGGTCGACGCCATCGTGCATGTGCTGCGTTGCTTCGAGGATGACGACATCACCCATGTCGAGGGCCGCATCGACCCTGTTGCCGACGCCGAGACGGTCGAAACCGAGCTGATGCTCGCCGACCTCGACAGCATCGAGCGCCGCATCGTGCAATTCCGCAAGCGCGCCGGCAGCAAGGACAAGGAAGCGACGTCAGTGCTGCCGATGATGGAGGCAGCGCTCGAGCTGCTGCAAGCCGGCAAGCCGACCCGCGTCCTGCTCAAGGGCATCTCGGCGGAAGACCTGCGCATCCTGCAGGGGCTCAACCTTTTGACCTCGCACCCGGTCCTCTACGTCTGCAACGTCGCCGAAGCCGACGCCGCCACCGGCAACGAGCACACCGAAGCCGTGGAGAAGATGGCTGCGGCGCAAGGCGCCAGCACCGTCGTCATCTCGGCCGCGATCGAGGCCGAAGTCGCCCAGCTCTCCGATGAGGAAGAGATGGAATTCCTGTCCTCGCTCGGCCTCGACGAGCCCGGTCTGAACAAGGTGATCCGCGCCGGCTACGAGCTGTTGCACCTCATCACCTATTTCACCGTCGGGCCGAAGGAGACGCGTGCCTGGACCATCCATAAGGGCGACAAGGCCCCCCAGGCCGCCGGCGTCATCCACACCGATTTCGAGCGCGGCTTCATCCGCGCCCAGACCATCGCCTACAACGACTTCGTCACACTGGGCGGCGAAGTGGCGGCCAAGGAAGCCGGTAAGGCGCGCGACGAAGGCAAGGAATATGTCGTCCAGGACGGCGACATCCTGCTGTTCAAGTTCAACACCTGA
- a CDS encoding aminoacyl-tRNA hydrolase → MLVFAGLGNPGAKYANNRHNVGFMAADAIARRHSFSPWSKKFQGLISEGTLGGEKIVLIKPQTFMNLSGQSVGEALRFYKLELSALTVFYDEIDLAEGKLRIKTGGGAGGHNGIRSIDGHVGNAYRRVRIGVGHPGVKEMVQHHVLGDFDKADREWLEPLLDAIADNAAMIAKGDESGFMNKASLAVQGKAGAEPEKPAPKQQGSKQQSHIRQARPQQVPAKLPESGPMAAMLKKLFGGKD, encoded by the coding sequence GTGCTTGTCTTTGCAGGCCTCGGCAATCCGGGCGCGAAATATGCCAACAACAGGCACAATGTCGGTTTCATGGCGGCGGACGCAATTGCCCGCCGCCATTCCTTTTCGCCCTGGTCGAAGAAATTCCAGGGCCTGATTTCTGAAGGCACGCTCGGCGGCGAAAAGATCGTCCTGATCAAGCCGCAGACCTTCATGAACCTGTCCGGCCAGTCGGTCGGCGAAGCGCTGCGCTTCTACAAGCTCGAGCTTTCCGCACTCACCGTCTTCTATGACGAGATCGACCTTGCCGAAGGCAAGCTGCGCATCAAGACCGGCGGCGGCGCCGGCGGCCACAACGGCATCCGCTCGATCGACGGCCATGTCGGCAATGCCTATCGCCGCGTGCGCATCGGCGTCGGCCATCCCGGCGTCAAGGAAATGGTCCAGCATCATGTGCTCGGCGATTTCGACAAGGCCGACCGCGAATGGCTCGAACCGCTGCTCGACGCGATCGCCGACAACGCCGCCATGATCGCCAAGGGCGACGAATCCGGTTTCATGAACAAGGCCAGCCTCGCCGTTCAGGGCAAGGCCGGCGCGGAACCGGAAAAGCCGGCGCCAAAGCAGCAAGGCTCAAAGCAGCAGAGCCACATCCGCCAGGCCCGCCCGCAACAGGTGCCCGCCAAGCTGCCGGAATCCGGCCCGATGGCCGCCATGCTGAAGAAGCTGTTCGGCGGCAAGGACTAA
- a CDS encoding MaoC family dehydratase, translated as MTAKIKTWAYEDFVEGASIDLGSKKVSAAEIVEFAGEFDPQPMHLDEEAGKASILGGLAASGWHTCAMFMRMLCDAFLLDSTCQGAPGVDQVKWKKPVLAGDQLTGTLVVVAKRLSKSKPQLGFVTMRSELFNQRGESVFELENSVMFLTRDAAGYQA; from the coding sequence ATGACTGCAAAGATAAAAACATGGGCCTATGAGGATTTCGTCGAGGGCGCATCGATCGACCTCGGCTCGAAGAAGGTGAGCGCCGCTGAGATCGTCGAATTCGCGGGAGAATTCGACCCGCAGCCGATGCATCTCGACGAGGAAGCCGGCAAGGCCAGCATCCTCGGCGGGCTAGCGGCGTCGGGCTGGCACACCTGCGCCATGTTCATGCGCATGCTGTGCGATGCCTTCCTGCTGGATTCGACCTGCCAGGGCGCGCCCGGCGTCGATCAGGTCAAATGGAAGAAGCCGGTCCTGGCCGGCGACCAACTCACCGGTACCCTGGTGGTTGTTGCCAAGCGCCTGTCGAAATCGAAGCCGCAACTCGGCTTCGTCACCATGCGCAGCGAGTTGTTCAACCAGCGCGGCGAAAGCGTCTTCGAACTTGAGAATTCGGTCATGTTCCTCACGCGCGATGCCGCGGGGTATCAGGCATGA
- a CDS encoding class I SAM-dependent methyltransferase, which translates to MQTVLDGKSLITAEMLAGSLPRGKLEHHGEAFETARAELALILQATHQQVEQSKDPAEIVRRLLSYLNALRSKVHPDVWHALIPVAQNHPILKYFLEDPLTHWSFTKPRGYSGDAQLLDYIYCDPHVAESVANASEIGKALYSHTQNVPSCVAARERRDLLTRYVDEIAAKNGPQTEVLAIAAGHLREANRSVALAEGRLKRWVALDQDPQSVGLIARDFQGTVVEAIDGSVRTVLTRSHKLGKFDFIYASGLYDYLAHNVAVKLTKTCLQMLKPNGTFLFANYAEGTPDAGYRETFMDWVLLLRSEVDMWNIVNASVDRNAVEAQVFFGENHNVLYAVIEKRG; encoded by the coding sequence GTGCAGACCGTTCTTGATGGCAAAAGCTTGATTACTGCCGAGATGCTGGCCGGCAGCCTCCCTCGAGGAAAGCTCGAGCATCATGGCGAAGCGTTCGAAACCGCGCGCGCGGAACTGGCGCTCATCCTCCAAGCGACACACCAGCAGGTCGAGCAAAGCAAGGATCCCGCCGAGATTGTTCGTCGCCTGCTGTCTTACCTCAACGCGCTGCGTTCCAAGGTTCATCCAGACGTTTGGCATGCCTTGATACCGGTGGCGCAGAACCACCCGATCCTGAAGTATTTTCTCGAGGACCCGCTGACACACTGGTCCTTCACCAAGCCCAGGGGCTATTCCGGCGACGCGCAGTTGCTCGACTACATCTATTGCGATCCGCACGTGGCAGAGAGCGTGGCGAACGCCTCGGAGATCGGCAAGGCCCTCTACAGCCATACCCAGAATGTTCCGTCATGCGTCGCGGCGCGGGAACGGCGCGATCTCCTGACCCGATATGTCGATGAGATTGCAGCCAAGAACGGACCGCAAACCGAGGTCCTCGCGATTGCGGCCGGCCACTTGCGGGAGGCCAATCGATCAGTCGCCCTGGCGGAGGGCCGTCTCAAGCGTTGGGTTGCGCTCGACCAGGATCCCCAGAGCGTTGGGCTGATCGCGCGCGACTTCCAGGGCACCGTGGTCGAAGCCATCGACGGCTCGGTGCGAACCGTGCTCACGAGGAGCCACAAACTGGGCAAGTTCGACTTCATCTACGCCTCCGGCCTCTACGACTACCTCGCCCACAACGTCGCCGTGAAACTGACGAAAACCTGCCTGCAGATGTTGAAGCCGAATGGGACATTCCTGTTCGCGAACTACGCCGAGGGCACCCCTGACGCCGGCTACAGGGAGACGTTCATGGACTGGGTGTTGCTGCTGCGGTCCGAGGTCGACATGTGGAACATCGTCAATGCCAGCGTCGACCGCAACGCCGTCGAGGCGCAGGTGTTCTTTGGCGAGAACCACAACGTGCTCTATGCCGTCATCGAAAAGCGCGGATAG
- the corA gene encoding magnesium/cobalt transporter CorA has product MIKAFVVDNDRLRAVDDLLANSETIVWADLLNPTKDEEATIESWLGVAIPTREEMEEIEISSRLYVEDGAYFMTATLPAQTEVDDPLMSPVTFVLAGTRLITVRYHEPKAFKTFPQRAEKVATGCTSGDTILIGLLEAIVDRLADILERAGRDIEAISRDIFEARSTKVSKRNRDFQELLKAIGRKEDIASSIRDSLISLQRLAGFFAHASTRTKMSKDTKARIKTLSRDVLSLADHATFLSQKISFLLDATLGMISIEQNAIIKIFSVAAVIFLPPTLVASIYGMNFDVIPELKWELGYPFAIAMMVLSAILPFWYFRRRGWL; this is encoded by the coding sequence ATGATCAAAGCCTTCGTCGTGGACAATGACCGCCTGCGCGCCGTCGATGATCTCCTCGCAAACAGCGAGACCATCGTCTGGGCCGACCTGCTCAACCCGACAAAGGACGAGGAAGCGACGATCGAAAGCTGGCTCGGCGTTGCCATTCCGACGCGCGAGGAGATGGAGGAGATCGAGATTTCGAGCCGCCTCTATGTCGAGGACGGCGCCTATTTCATGACCGCCACCCTGCCCGCCCAGACCGAGGTCGACGATCCCCTGATGTCGCCGGTCACCTTCGTGCTCGCCGGCACCAGGCTGATCACCGTGCGCTATCACGAGCCGAAGGCGTTCAAGACCTTTCCGCAGCGCGCCGAGAAGGTGGCGACCGGCTGCACCAGCGGCGACACCATCCTGATCGGTCTGCTGGAGGCGATCGTCGACCGTCTTGCCGATATCCTTGAACGCGCCGGCCGCGACATCGAGGCGATCTCGCGCGATATCTTCGAGGCGAGATCGACCAAGGTTTCCAAGCGCAATCGCGACTTCCAGGAACTCCTGAAGGCCATCGGCCGCAAGGAGGACATCGCCTCCTCGATCCGTGACAGCCTGATCTCGCTGCAGCGCCTGGCAGGCTTCTTCGCCCATGCCTCGACCCGTACCAAGATGAGCAAGGACACCAAGGCGCGCATCAAGACGCTGTCGCGCGACGTGCTGTCGCTCGCCGACCACGCCACCTTCCTGTCGCAGAAGATTTCCTTCCTGCTCGACGCCACGCTTGGCATGATCTCGATCGAGCAGAACGCCATCATCAAGATCTTCTCGGTCGCCGCCGTCATCTTCCTGCCGCCGACACTGGTCGCCTCGATCTACGGCATGAATTTCGACGTCATCCCCGAGCTCAAATGGGAGCTGGGCTATCCCTTCGCCATCGCCATGATGGTGCTGTCGGCGATCCTGCCCTTCTGGTATTTCCGCCGCCGCGGCTGGCTCTGA